Proteins encoded by one window of Acidobacteriota bacterium:
- a CDS encoding biopolymer transporter ExbD, whose amino-acid sequence MAFKPQSTQTRPSMSEINVTPLVDVMLVLLIIFMVTAPILQTGIEVNLPRTTQTEARNPEQQAVITISRDERLFYRSSPINFNALPERLQADLNDPEEPVFLQADEDVSWKTIVAVVDQIRQAGFTRVNLVTKPLARPQEP is encoded by the coding sequence ATGGCCTTCAAACCTCAGTCGACCCAGACCCGCCCCTCCATGTCGGAGATCAACGTGACTCCGCTGGTGGACGTGATGCTGGTGCTGCTGATCATCTTCATGGTGACCGCCCCCATCCTGCAGACGGGCATCGAGGTCAACCTGCCCCGGACCACTCAGACCGAGGCCCGCAATCCCGAGCAGCAGGCCGTCATTACCATCAGCCGCGACGAGCGTCTTTTCTATCGCTCCAGCCCCATCAACTTCAATGCCTTGCCGGAACGGCTGCAAGCTGACTTGAACGACCCTGAAGAGCCGGTCTTCCTGCAAGCCGACGAAGACGTGTCCTGGAAGACCATCGTGGCCGTAGTGGATCAGATCAGGCAGGCCGGATTCACGCGGGTCAACCTGGTGACCAAACCCCTGGCCCGTCCCCAGGAGCCCTGA
- a CDS encoding MotA/TolQ/ExbB proton channel family protein, which yields MHIDSVLAQGFGSFWQLIANSGPIALLVLLILVFFSVLSWAIIVKKWRFYGQVESESQDFYEVFKKKASLSEIYQECERYTMSPLAGMYKTGYQELHRQLSASKQGEKEHPSTATALRSLDSLQRALDKSAQNEMTVLERSLDWLATTGSVTPFIGLFGTVIGIINAFQGLGQGSATTIQAVAPGISEALVATAAGLFAAIPAVIFYNHFIQRLKVFGAEMDDFSAEVLNTVESSLL from the coding sequence TTGCACATCGACTCGGTTTTGGCTCAGGGCTTCGGCAGCTTCTGGCAACTGATCGCCAACAGCGGACCCATCGCGCTGCTGGTGCTCTTGATTCTAGTCTTTTTCTCGGTCCTTTCCTGGGCCATCATCGTCAAGAAATGGCGCTTTTACGGACAGGTCGAATCAGAGTCTCAGGACTTTTACGAGGTCTTTAAGAAGAAAGCCAGCCTTTCCGAGATCTACCAGGAATGCGAGCGCTATACCATGTCTCCGCTGGCCGGCATGTACAAGACCGGATACCAGGAACTGCACCGTCAGTTGAGCGCTTCAAAGCAAGGCGAGAAAGAGCATCCCTCGACGGCCACCGCCTTACGCAGCCTGGACAGCCTGCAAAGGGCTCTGGACAAATCGGCACAAAACGAAATGACGGTACTGGAGCGTTCGCTGGACTGGCTGGCCACGACCGGCTCGGTGACGCCCTTCATCGGACTCTTCGGCACCGTCATTGGCATCATCAACGCCTTCCAGGGACTGGGGCAAGGCTCGGCTACCACCATCCAGGCCGTGGCCCCCGGCATTTCAGAGGCGCTGGTGGCCACCGCGGCCGGACTGTTCGCAGCCATCCCGGCGGTCATCTTCTACAATCACTTCATACAGCGGCTGAAGGTCTTCGGGGCCGAAATGGACGATTTCTCGGCCGAAGTCCTCAACACGGTGGAAAGCAGCCTGCTCTAG